A region of the Leptidea sinapis chromosome 14, ilLepSina1.1, whole genome shotgun sequence genome:
ATAGGCCAACTTTCGGAAGAAGCACAAGAGGCTAGAAATAAGGACAACAGAAAATTTAGAGAATTATTTACGCGAAAAACTTCAAGAGTGGATACGAACACAGATTTAATAAATCGTTTACTTGTATCTTCAGACCCCTACATTGCAAGCTTACGTGCTGCTCCCAAAACTAGACGTAGCAAAATGTCTCTTGAAGTCTGTGAGTTATTAGACATTAGAACTCCTGACATTGAACACGAAAAAATTCAGTCAGAACATTCAGATTCTGATACCCATGAGTTTGGAGAATCCCATTATTCTGACTAAATTCCTTCGTGTTCAGGGTCTTCGTGATTCTTCAAACGAAtctctatttttaataaatctgtatttttttgtgcATTCGAATAATTACTTACGTGTTTTTTTGTTGtgtattgtcatttttgtgttatatgttataatataataatgttgcaATATATGTCTAAAACCTTGACAATGTCTTTCAATTTGATTCTATACATTTTATCGCGTAGTAAATTTGTACAGTATGGGTCCAAGACTTTTGTCTCTCTAGATTATGAAAATTACGCactgtgcggcggtgatcacttaacaccaggtgacctgtacgctcgtttgtcctcctattccataaaaaaaccaggaatacctatgatgtatatttttaatattactactatatgttatattaagtcttaagtatttaaaataattattgtaatgcgaacttaccgctcgcacataaaccttagcggccttacaaataaacttggtataaagttataactgacgataaacaaagaaaatacaaaatgtttacagtatcgttgacaacactgtcaatacaatgataattctgaagttttcctaatgaaaaactgccttgcaaataaacgcgggaaacgttatacatcCGAACAAACTATTCGTAAGCAAactgtctatttgtaaacattttacatattcttggtttatgcttagttaaaattttatgccaattttatttgtaaggccgctaaggtttatgtgcgagcggtaagacacacaataaagcgacgtcactacacaacgccaagtgatccagccgttgacagagcactgggtccccgaattcgagctgctctgcgttgcacgcggtcaaatgggtcgagctgatactggggtgcgccagaccagagatgacagcaatataatatccatgtgtggccggacctgcgctttgtagagcgctagaatgtgggccttTGAAGCccatttggctttgccctccagatggccacggaattggcaatcgctgaagatttcgagacccagtattctgatactaggcgaggctttaagggaagtgttgtcgaagatcggtgatacgacaaatggggttttttagtggtaaactcgcaaacttgagtcttctgggggttaaattggacaaggttcaatttaccccattccgcgaccttctcgagagaggactcgatagaagacacaagtttctcccggcaatGGTCGatagacctgcatggcccgtgtatacggcatcaccattgctgtcgtctgcatagcaatgtatgtgcATGATGTCCaccatatcattgatatgcagaagaaatagcgtgggagatagcacacagccttggggcactccggcgttcacgggcttgggattcgagcaataaccatcgacaacgacctgtatgctgcgcccagtgaggaagctggaggtccacttgcattaGCACTTGGGAAGcctaaatgatggaagttttgagaggagtgccttgtgccatacgcgatcaaaggccttcgctatatccaggctattatataaatgccatccggcccgctcgacttcctgacgtccaacgaaaacagagctcaccgaacagttttctgtctgaacaaGACTAACaactttactttgaaatttttcttttctagaTATATGTCTATTAGATCATcaggtaatgtatttaatatcctaggtaATACATAATTACAGGTAATCAATAATTGAGGACAATAATTTCAAATGTTACGTTTGTCCCAGTCGCTGtacaggcattatctataaataaatttaaatgttttattaaaaaatggctctgtcgtaaatcctactactccacagcctAATATCTAAGCGATCGGACAGGCCGggactacattatgattattttatagcaatagcaatgacagtatattattgtatattttttttaaaagagcgcaagaaaagaatgctgggagagtttcttgcgccgtttcttcacTGTCAGAGTATTATTTGTTTCCCAAGCGGttgtagtattagaaatgatatcaaaaataattctaaaggaatcaattttgagaaaattaatggcTTTTCTGAAATTGTATAGTTCTGAACACACAACCATCGAGCTCTAaatgtatacataataatatataaagtggatatattataacttttgttTCGTTATTCATATATAAGTCCAACATCCCAacattgattaaaattaataatataataaagtgaaacttttattacatcgtctttTCCTACCTCTGTGTTGCATGTCGCTCGACGGTCGGGCGGCACCTATAGTtagcagcagctgaccgtgtagtgtatagactattactcatttgtgccagtgctccacgctattttaatgtgaaaaaaagtttcagttttaccgtggtttcattaagccacacaatccttttttttttattcattttagcTCGTTTATCATCGTCGGGAACCTAAGCGTAAAGTAAAGTTAATTAAGTGTGAAATTCATTAAAGTTTTACTTGTGCAAGCCATAATGACCTTTTATAAAACAcagtcataaaataatatggtttttaaaaatattttattttaaggctGTGACGTTGCAAAATAGATGCGTACAGgaaccaccagtgggaggcccttttgcacaggatgccggctagattttgggtaccacaacggcgcctatttctgccgtaaagcagtaatgtgtaggcattactgtgtttcggtctgaatggggcagtagctagtgaaattaatgaaattactgggcaaatgagacttatcatcttatgtctcaaggtgacgagcgcagttgtagtgccattcagaatttctggggtttttcaagaatcctgagcggcactgcatttaaataggcagcgcgtatcaattaccacgagctgaacttcctgctcgtcttttcccttattttcataaaaaaaagtttattttataagttaccTAAGCGGTAATTccgataaaattttataagtctataatagtaaaatatattcttagattaacgattggtctccgctgcgctccaccTGGATACCACAGGcgaagtcgcaaagtgcggcagtGAGCCAAGCTCGAACAATCtgtgacattgacgtgccacatgttctgttaaactttgctaataatttaaactaaaatgccgggttgcgtagtaaaactttgtaaaaataatactacagtaaattttaaaaacactgGATTCACATAActtcagtaagtattttgtattttattaatttcaatgtaaaataacacgaagcgtatgttacaaaatttgaaagatgccattgagtgtcaagacacacacaagcatctaatagttgccgcaataaaagagctattgttcttatggtgctcccacattgccgttataaaatgtttgtaaacattttataacaccaAAACATTTACTAACAAATGTTAACAATTGTTGCACTTTGTTAGAAACTGTTACATGTTATAAGTGCTCCTACATTGATggaaaatgtttaaacattttataacatctaGTATTGGCTCGCAGTTTGGTTTCGCCTTCTGAGGGCTGAGGACGTCTACACGAAAATGGAAGAAGATTTGCTCATTGgaatagcttttattttttgtttaaaaaagaagaaaaagcgcTCTTATTGGATGCGCCAAACGCTAAAAGCTAGAGGAAAATATAGTGCCACAGACTATCTCAAGGATTTAGGTATTGATGGTTgcttaaaagattttataagaATGAACAGTTCCGAATTTGAAtatctacaaaatttaattggGGCAAAAATAGGCAAACGAGACACTACATTTAGAAAATCTGTAAGTGTGACGGAAAGACTTGCGGTAACGTTAAGATTTTTGGCAACTGGTAGCAGTTATAAAAGTCTTGGAAATGTGTTCAAGTTGTCAGACCAAGTGATATCTATTATCGTACCAGAAGTGTGCGAGGCTCTCAATGAGGTTTTAAAGGAATACATACAGGTAAGTcaaacaacatttttaattatttttttatttacttttaatatgatCTAATCTAATCATActttaggtaggtacctatcttaccttactaataatttttttaatacttaacaaaccaaacatgtattttttaatttttgattgattCCAACAAATCGTTTAATGATTGGGTCGAATCTTGGCTTGATTCCGATAAATTAGACGGACTCTGTGTTCTTGCGCTGGTACGAGTATGTGTCCTGGAGTTATCCGAAGAACTGGTTTCAAATGAAGCCGAGGGACTCGGTGCGGTGTAGTATCCTCTCGAGCTACAGTCAGCATTATTTTCCGAAAAAGTGGATAGATTTGGTTCAGAGTTGTATCCCCAGGAACTACTAGCGGTTGGGTCTGTAAAGGTTGTTGGAAAATCATATTGTCCCATTGTCgcattgtacaaaatattgttaatgtgaTGTTGAGCAGTATTCTTAGCAtgactgttttttatttgtttcagtttcATCGAGACATACTCTCCAAATGCGTCATTTTCATCCCTGCTTTTTCTAGATTCgtacattctttgtaaaatatttacagcttcttgTTGTGTTGGATCTTGTTCTACTTCAGGCCGTCTTCTTTTCCGAAATGGTTTTGGGGTGGCGAAAGGCGTGCCCGTAGTTTCATCAGTGACAGTATTTCCTGTTTCGTTCAAACTGAGAGTGTTTTCTGAagcaattctgttttcttcGTTACCCTGAAAGAATAGAACTAAACGATAATTTCAAGTTATAGGCGCGTCAAATTagctaaaattgtaaaaaaatctataaccgcgattttctttttctattacttaACAACCCTtaactgaaatcatatttttttatagtgtattctattaatatttcatacttaataaaaatatccaataaaatttgttagaataacgagttataaatttatttttcgcgCCTATTTCTTAATCTTCTATTTTTGTTCCAGATACCAACAACACCTCAAGAGTGGCTACACGTGGCAAATTCATTTGAAGAAAAATGGAATTTCCCAAATTGCTTAGGAAGTATCGATGGAAAGCACGTAGCCATACAAAAGCCAATTGATAGCGGCAGTGAATATTACAACTATAAAGGATTTTACAGCGTTGTACTTTTAGCGATAGTGGACGCAGAATACAACTTTCTGTACGTGAATATTGGCTGCCAAGGACGCATAAGTGATGGCGGAGTTTTCGCAAACACaaaatttcgaaataaaattaacgacaatagtttaaaaatacccAGTGACAGCTCACTACCAGGCAGAAACAAACCTCTTCCTTATGTGTTCGTAACAGATGATGCGTTCCCTTTacaaaaacacttattaaaaCCTTTTCCAGGACCACAGGATAGCAATTCTAAGGAAAGAATCTTCAGTTATAGACTGAGTCGTGCGAGGAGAACAGTAGAGAACGCATTTGGGATTTTGTCAGCCAGATTTAGAGTTTTACGAACTACAATATTATTAGATCCAGAAAAAACTACTACTTTAATTATGACATGCGTGCTACtgcataattttataagaaaaactgAATCGAGCATGATTTACGCTCCATCTCAATACTATGATGGAGATGACATAGTAACTGGTACACGTATCGATGGACAATGGAGATTAGAACAGCAGCAATTAACACCACTTGAAGCATGTGAATCCCTGACAGATGATgggaaagaaataagaaaagaattcgcagaatatttttcaaatgaagGGTTTTTGGACTGGgcatctaaatattattaaaagacgttaaaataaaactcaccTGCAACCCTCCATCGACAGTTAAACTTGGAATATTTTTGCCTTTAAGGAACATgagttttttaaatgcaaacCATTTACTTGACTCATTAGCTCCTGCACCAGATTTATTAGATTTACATTCTCGGTTAAATTGACCTACGAGTGATCGAATctttttttcaattacttttttatccaTATTAAATTCACTGGCAATTTCCATCCAAGCATcgtgttttttatttcggtCTTTGTAGCTCTCTGACATCGTGTTCCATAGTACTTCTCTTGCTTGAAACATTTCAATCAGTTTGTAAACATCATCGTTATTCCAATTACCGGACATATTTTATTGCTTGGCGCACGCGCAACCACTAATACACACGCACAGCGATGCACGCTGACACAAAGGAACTGACAAGCGAGACACCACGCGCAGCGACCTGCGTACTCTAACCCCCACCGCACCGCACCGCCTATCCCGCCATCAcccttataaaatgtttacaaacaaaagataacacattttactaacattactaaacattttctaacatgaaaatttatttgtgattaaatgtttgctaacaaatgtttactaacgttattaaacattttctaacggcaatgtgggagcaccattacgtagtgcggtatctagttggagtttgttcattaaaaaaattccttattatattattatttactaataatataattttcatattatattattttttactgacttataaaatataaattttttcattgacataCGTAATATTTTCTAAGAAAACACTAGTTTGGACGCTAAAATATGAATTAGCTAAACATGACGACACTTAAAACTATTTGTAACACCCATTTATGTCTAAGTTTTTTACAATGTATGACGCTAATAGAGAGTTTTGAATTACAGAAAAGTCTGTCTCCTTTTGACGGGAGCTCAAGTAATCGTCGCGACGGATAAGTGACCATTTTATggtcataaatatatttaaaagaaaactaagtacattaaatttaccgtaccaaatgtcaaaaatgtaaatgcaaatgttttgttaaacgtagaggtgatagaaccggtggaatctgctatatttcttggcataactctagattccaaattacaatggggccgcCATATTGAAgtattggcgaacagacttagttctgcagcatacgcggttaataagattagacaattaactgacatatattattatatattaattttattcaggtaaatattttttatctctgGCTCAGCTGTCTGTCCGTTTGTTTTACGCTAGTATAGTGTAATACTAGTGCCAACTATGAGATAGGTAAGTAGGCGATAGTGATGTGATccaattataattgatgacgaTAACATTaatgtgtcgataaatttaaacaatgctttaagtttacCGTCTTAGGTCaggttaaaatgatgaaaaaattaattaaataatttgttcatTAATCATTAAATCTCAAATATTCATTCTGCATTTCTTCAAGACACACGTCTAAatcattttaacaaaataaaaattcgcTTCTTGTGGAGCGGAGCCTGATGGACTCGGATCAGTcagttaaagtaaaaaaaataacatgcgATCGCAACTTCAGTATTACCGTGATAAGGTAATGGTAAGTAATTAGTAGGTGGTAGGTAAGGTAATTAAGGGTAAGCGTACGATAATTAACAAGAacggcacagcactacactgcaAGAGCGCGAGGCGAAGtgtgcggacagcggggggagatACTCCCGCTGTTTACCTCAGTCCCCGACTGCATTTAACTCGCGCAGGAACTGTAGATAGATTAGATAGAAAGATATTGGAGGTGGCAAGCTTGCCAGCTAACCACTAAAAGCCCTTTTggtcgtatcactgctctttCTTGTGTTGGAATTTCGAgtctcgaaatcttgagcgattgGAAGGCAAACACAAAATGGCTCAGAAAAAAACTGGGATTCATTCATACTTCAAGTGAGACTCTACTTCAAGCCTACCTACGACTAACCCAGACGCCGGttgttcatttatttttatttattttattttattcacggAAACTTAAACCTAGCGACTTGGTCAGTAAGATCTTATGGTACGGAAGGCCTTTTATAAGCTACCGCTTTTATACAATAGACTAACAGCCGTTCCCTATTGGGATATTATATtcactatctatagatagagataaattactaccttctgctgtcaataatctgaagctgtcccaatatatagAAGTTGTGGATCGGTCTGGCAGGTTGGAGCTTACCGGAACACTACAATTAGAAATGGTCAACAGATTCAAATACCTGGGCTCTGAAATCTGCAACGAAAGTTCTTGCGAGGGAGAGATTCGTTGTAGGATCGGCATGGCAAAAGGCGCCATGTCACTATTAGAGAAGATATGGAAGAGTAGAACCATCAGCATAAAAACCAAGACCAATCTTGTGCGATCACTGtagttttccattttcatatatggCGCTGAAACATGGACTTTAAAGAAAACCGACCGAAAACTAGTCCGATGCCTTCGAAATGTggtgcgtgaattgcaatttccatacaaacttctatcgctggtaagctatacgtcctcccattgacagacagcgtatacggataaggtgagttaccgtcgattagtttataaggacagaaaagtcaacgatagttacgatttttatctcaagtaggccacaatcggagatagactgaatattgggaacggccgtaggatatttcatttcttttgttatacactagctgacccggcgggccggcaaacgttgtattgccatataaattatttttagagttagaccgtttcttggacatagcaacattactttattttgctaaaataaaatatttttctaaaataaacgtagcctaagttactccttattacatgaGCTACCTGGCAATAAAAGTCCCGCAAagatcggtccagccatttccgAGATTAGCCAGAACAAACAGaccgacagacagacaaaaattgtaagaaatgttattttggtgtatgttattttggtgtttatacattcatatacatgtagtaaaaaacggttatttcaatattacaaaaagacactccaattttatttaaat
Encoded here:
- the LOC126968010 gene encoding putative nuclease HARBI1, whose protein sequence is MEEDLLIGIAFIFCLKKKKKRSYWMRQTLKARGKYSATDYLKDLGIDGCLKDFIRMNSSEFEYLQNLIGAKIGKRDTTFRKSVSVTERLAVTLRFLATGSSYKSLGNVFKLSDQVISIIVPEVCEALNEVLKEYIQIPTTPQEWLHVANSFEEKWNFPNCLGSIDGKHVAIQKPIDSGSEYYNYKGFYSVVLLAIVDAEYNFLYVNIGCQGRISDGGVFANTKFRNKINDNSLKIPSDSSLPGRNKPLPYVFVTDDAFPLQKHLLKPFPGPQDSNSKERIFSYRLSRARRTVENAFGILSARFRVLRTTILLDPEKTTTLIMTCVLLHNFIRKTESSMIYAPSQYYDGDDIVTGTRIDGQWRLEQQQLTPLEACESLTDDGKEIRKEFAEYFSNEGFLDWASKYY
- the LOC126968025 gene encoding uncharacterized protein LOC126968025, with translation MSGNWNNDDVYKLIEMFQAREVLWNTMSESYKDRNKKHDAWMEIASEFNMDKKVIEKKIRSLVGQFNRECKSNKSGAGANESSKWFAFKKLMFLKGKNIPSLTVDGGLQGNEENRIASENTLSLNETGNTVTDETTGTPFATPKPFRKRRRPEVEQDPTQQEAVNILQRMYESRKSRDENDAFGEYVSMKLKQIKNSHAKNTAQHHINNILYNATMGQYDFPTTFTDPTASSSWGYNSEPNLSTFSENNADCSSRGYYTAPSPSASFETSSSDNSRTHTRTSARTQSPSNLSESSQDSTQSLNDLLESIKN